The following are encoded together in the Bos taurus isolate L1 Dominette 01449 registration number 42190680 breed Hereford chromosome 10, ARS-UCD2.0, whole genome shotgun sequence genome:
- the SEMA6D gene encoding semaphorin-6D isoform X10: MRFFLLCAYMLLLLISQLRAVSFPEDDEPLNTVDYHYSRQYPVFRGRPSGNESQHRLDFQLMLKIRDTLYIAGRDQVYTVNLNEIPKTEVIPNKKLTWRSRQQDRENCAMKGKHKDECHNFIKVFVPRNDEMVFVCGTNAFNPMCRYYKLNTLEYDGEEISGLARCPFDARQTNVALFADGKLYSATVADFLASDAVIYRSMGDGSALRTIKYDSKWIKEPHFLHAIEYGNYVYFFFREIAVEHNNLGKAVYSRVARICKNDMGGSQRVLEKHWTSFLKARLNCSVPGDSFFYFDVLQSITDIIQINGIPTVVGVFTTQLNSIPGSAVCAFSMDDIEKVFKGRFKEQKTPDSVWTAVPEDKVPKPRPGCCAKHGLAEAYKTSIDFPDETLSFIKSHPLMDSAVPPIADEPWFTKTRIRYRLTAIAVDHSAGPHQNYTVIFVGSEAGVVLKVLAKTSPFSLNDSVLLEEIEAYNHAKCSAENEEDRKVISLQLDKDHHALYVAFSSCVIRIPLSRCERYGSCKKSCIASRDPYCGWLSQGACGRVSPAMLLLTEDLFAFHNHSAGGFEQDTEYGNTAHLGDCHGVRWEVQSGEANQMVHMNVLITCVFAAFVLGAFIAGVAVYCYRDMFVRKNRKIHKDAESAQSCTDSSGSFAKLNGLFDSPVKEYQQNIDSPKLYSNLLTSRKELPPNGDTKSMVMDHRGQPPELAALPTPESTPVLHQKTLQAMKSHSEKAHGHGASRKETPQFFPSSPPPHSPLSHGHIPSAIVLPNATHDYNTSFSNSNAHKAEKKLQNIDHPLTKSSSKRDHRRSVDSRNTLNDLLKHLNDPNSNPKAIMGDIQMAHQTLMLDPVGPMSEVPPKVPNREASLYSPPSTLPRNSPTKRVDVPTTPGVPMTSLERQRGYHKNSSQRHSISAMPKNLSSPNGVLLSRQPSMNRGGYVPTPAGPKVDYIQGAPVSAHLQPSLSRQSSYTSNGTLPRTGLKRTPSLKPDVPPKPSFVPQTTSVRPLNKYTY; this comes from the exons ATGAGGTTCTTCCTGCTCTGTgcctacatgctgctgctactgattTCCCAGTTGAGGGCAGTCAGCTTTCCTGAAGATGATGAACCCCTTAATACTGTTGACTATCACT ATTCAAGGCAATATCCGGTTTTTAGAGGACGTCCTTCAggcaatgaatcacagcacaggCTGGACTTTCAGCTGATGTTGAAAATTCGAGACACACTTTATATTGCTGGCAG GGATCAAGTTTATACAGTAAACTTAAATGAAATCCCCAAAACAGAAGTAATACCAAACAAG AAACTGACATGGCGGTCAAGACAACAGGATCGAGAAAACTGTGCTATGAAAGGCAAGCATAAA GATGAATGCCACAACTTTATTAAAGTATTTGTTCCAAGAAACGATGAGATGGTTTTTGTTTGTGGCACCAATGCGTTTAATCCCATGTGTAGATACTATAAG ttgAATACCTTAGAGTATGATGGAGAAGAAATTAGTGGCCTGGCAAGATGCCCATTTGATGCCAGACAAACTAATGTTGCCCTTTTTGCTG ATGGGAAGCTGTATTCTGCCACAGTGGCTGACTTCTTGGCCAGTGATGCTGTTATTTATCGAAGCATGGGTGATGGATCTGCTCTTCGTACAATAAAATATGATTCCAAATGGATCAAAG aGCCACACTTTCTGCATGCTATAGAATACGGAAACTACGTCTATTTCTTCTTTCGAGAAATTGCTGTAGAACATAACAACTTAGGCAAG GCTGTCTATTCACGTGTGGCCCGCATATGTAAAAACGACATGGGTGGCTCCCAGCGCGTCCTGGAGAAGCACTGGACTTCGTTTCTGAAGGCTCGGCTTAACTGTTCTGTCCCTGGAGATTCCTTTTTCTACTTTGATGTTCTGCAGTCTATTACAGACATAATACAAATCAATGGCATTCCCACAGTGGTAGGGGTTTTCACCACACAGCTCAACAG CATTCCTGGTTCCGCAGTCTGTGCGTTTAGCATGGATGACATTGAAAAAGTATTCAAAGGACGGTTTAAAGAACAGAAAACTCCAGATTCTGTTTGGACAGCGGTCCCTGAAGACAAAGTACCAAAGCCAAG GCCTGGGTGTTGTGCAAAGCACGGTCTTGCGGAAGCATATAAAACCTCCATCGATTTCCCGGATGAAACCCTGTCATTCATCAAATCCCACCCCCTGATGGACTCGGCCGTCCCACCCATTGCCGACGAACCCTGGTTCACAAAGACTCGGATCAG GTACAGACTGACGGCCATCGCCGTCGACCATTCTGCCGGACCCCACCAGAACTACACAGTCATCTTTGTTGGCTCAGAAGCTGGCGTGGTGCTTAAAGTTTTGGCGAAGACCAGCCCTTTCTCTTTGAATGACAGCGTATTACTGGAAGAGATTGAAGCATACAACCATGCAAA GTGCAGTGCTGAAAATGAGGAGGACAGAAAGGTCATCTCATTACAGTTGGATAAAGACCATCATGCTTTATATGTGGCGTTCTCTAGCTGCGTTATCCGCATCCCCCTCAGTCGCTGTGAGCGTTATGGATCATGTAAAAA GTCTTGTATTGCATCTCGAGACCCATACTGTGGCTGGTTAAGCCAAGGGGCCTGTGGTCGAGTGAGCCCAGCGATGCT GCTGTTAACTGAAGACTTGTTTGCTTTCCATAACCACAGCGCTGGAGGATTTGAACAAGACACAGAATATGGCAACACGGCCCATCTAGGGGACTGCCACG GTGTACGGTGGGAAGTCCAGTCTGGAGAGGCCAACCAGATGGTCCACATGAATGTCCTCATCACCTGTGTCTTTGCAGCTTTTGTCTTGGGTGCGTTCATTGCAGGTGTGGCAGTCTACTGTTACCGTGACATGTTTGTTCGGAAAAACAGAAAGATCCATAAAGATGCAGAATCTGCCCAGTCATGCACAGACTCCAGTGGAAGTTTTGCCAAGCTGAATGGTCTCTTTGACAGCCCCGTCAAGGAATACCAACAGAATATTGATTCTCCCAAATTATATAGTAACCTGCTGACCAGTCGGAAAGAGCTGCCACCCAATGGAGATACAAAATCCATGGTCATGGACCATCGAGGCCAACCTCCTGAGTTGGCTGCTCTCCCCACTCCTGAGTCTACGCCTGTGCTTCACCAGAAGACCCTGCAGGCCATGAAGAGCCACTCAGAAAAGGCCCATGGCCATGGAGCTTCAAGGAAAGAAACCCCCCAGTTTTTTCCTTCTAGTCCTCCACCACATTCCCCACTAAGTCACGGGCATATCCCCAGCGCCATTGTTCTTCCTAATGCTACCCATGACTACAACACTTCTTTCTCAAACTCCAATGCTCACAAAGCTGAAAAGAAGCTTCAAAACATTGACCATCCTCTTACAAAGTCATCCAGTAAAAGAGATCACCGGCGTTCTGTGGATTCCAGAAATACCCTCAATGATCTCCTGAAGCATCTAAATGACCCAAACAGTAACCCCAAAGCCATCATGGGAGACATCCAGATGGCCCACCAGACCCTAATGCTGGATCCCGTGGGACCTATGTCTGAAGTCCCGCCCAAGGTCCCTAACCGCGAGGCATCTCTCTACTCTCCTCCCTCGACTCTTCCCAGAAATAGCCCAACCAAGCGAGTGGATGTTCCCACCACTCCTGGAGTTCCGATGACTTCTTTGGAAAGACAGAGGGGTTACCATAAAAATTCCTCCCAGAGGCACTCTATATCGGCTATGCCTAAAAACTTAAGTTCACCAAATGGTGTTTTGTTATCTAGACAGCCTAGTATGAACCGTGGAGGGTACGTGCCCACCCCTGCAGGGCCAAAGGTGGACTATATTCAGGGAGCACCAGTGAGTGCTCACCTACAGCCTTCCCTCTCCAGACAGAGCAGCTACACCAGTAATGGCACCCTTCCCCGGACGGGACTAAAGAGGACACCGTCCTTAAAACCTGACGTGCCGCCAAAGCCTTCATTTGTTCCTCAAACCACCTCCGTCAGACCACTGAACAAATACACTTACTAG
- the SEMA6D gene encoding semaphorin-6D isoform X3, giving the protein MRFFLLCAYMLLLLISQLRAVSFPEDDEPLNTVDYHYSRQYPVFRGRPSGNESQHRLDFQLMLKIRDTLYIAGRDQVYTVNLNEIPKTEVIPNKKLTWRSRQQDRENCAMKGKHKDECHNFIKVFVPRNDEMVFVCGTNAFNPMCRYYKLNTLEYDGEEISGLARCPFDARQTNVALFADGKLYSATVADFLASDAVIYRSMGDGSALRTIKYDSKWIKEPHFLHAIEYGNYVYFFFREIAVEHNNLGKAVYSRVARICKNDMGGSQRVLEKHWTSFLKARLNCSVPGDSFFYFDVLQSITDIIQINGIPTVVGVFTTQLNSIPGSAVCAFSMDDIEKVFKGRFKEQKTPDSVWTAVPEDKVPKPRPGCCAKHGLAEAYKTSIDFPDETLSFIKSHPLMDSAVPPIADEPWFTKTRIRYRLTAIAVDHSAGPHQNYTVIFVGSEAGVVLKVLAKTSPFSLNDSVLLEEIEAYNHAKCSAENEEDRKVISLQLDKDHHALYVAFSSCVIRIPLSRCERYGSCKKSCIASRDPYCGWLSQGACGRVSPAMLAGGFEQDTEYGNTAHLGDCHEILPTSTTPDYKIFGGPTSDMEVSSSSVTTMASIPEITPKVIDTWRPKLTSSRKFVVQDDPNTSDFTDPLSGIPKGVRWEVQSGEANQMVHMNVLITCVFAAFVLGAFIAGVAVYCYRDMFVRKNRKIHKDAESAQSCTDSSGSFAKLNGLFDSPVKEYQQNIDSPKLYSNLLTSRKELPPNGDTKSMVMDHRGQPPELAALPTPESTPVLHQKTLQAMKSHSEKAHGHGASRKETPQFFPSSPPPHSPLSHGHIPSAIVLPNATHDYNTSFSNSNAHKAEKKLQNIDHPLTKSSSKRDHRRSVDSRNTLNDLLKHLNDPNSNPKAIMGDIQMAHQTLMLDPVGPMSEVPPKVPNREASLYSPPSTLPRNSPTKRVDVPTTPGVPMTSLERQRGYHKNSSQRHSISAMPKNLSSPNGVLLSRQPSMNRGGYVPTPAGPKVDYIQGAPVSAHLQPSLSRQSSYTSNGTLPRTGLKRTPSLKPDVPPKPSFVPQTTSVRPLNKYTY; this is encoded by the exons ATGAGGTTCTTCCTGCTCTGTgcctacatgctgctgctactgattTCCCAGTTGAGGGCAGTCAGCTTTCCTGAAGATGATGAACCCCTTAATACTGTTGACTATCACT ATTCAAGGCAATATCCGGTTTTTAGAGGACGTCCTTCAggcaatgaatcacagcacaggCTGGACTTTCAGCTGATGTTGAAAATTCGAGACACACTTTATATTGCTGGCAG GGATCAAGTTTATACAGTAAACTTAAATGAAATCCCCAAAACAGAAGTAATACCAAACAAG AAACTGACATGGCGGTCAAGACAACAGGATCGAGAAAACTGTGCTATGAAAGGCAAGCATAAA GATGAATGCCACAACTTTATTAAAGTATTTGTTCCAAGAAACGATGAGATGGTTTTTGTTTGTGGCACCAATGCGTTTAATCCCATGTGTAGATACTATAAG ttgAATACCTTAGAGTATGATGGAGAAGAAATTAGTGGCCTGGCAAGATGCCCATTTGATGCCAGACAAACTAATGTTGCCCTTTTTGCTG ATGGGAAGCTGTATTCTGCCACAGTGGCTGACTTCTTGGCCAGTGATGCTGTTATTTATCGAAGCATGGGTGATGGATCTGCTCTTCGTACAATAAAATATGATTCCAAATGGATCAAAG aGCCACACTTTCTGCATGCTATAGAATACGGAAACTACGTCTATTTCTTCTTTCGAGAAATTGCTGTAGAACATAACAACTTAGGCAAG GCTGTCTATTCACGTGTGGCCCGCATATGTAAAAACGACATGGGTGGCTCCCAGCGCGTCCTGGAGAAGCACTGGACTTCGTTTCTGAAGGCTCGGCTTAACTGTTCTGTCCCTGGAGATTCCTTTTTCTACTTTGATGTTCTGCAGTCTATTACAGACATAATACAAATCAATGGCATTCCCACAGTGGTAGGGGTTTTCACCACACAGCTCAACAG CATTCCTGGTTCCGCAGTCTGTGCGTTTAGCATGGATGACATTGAAAAAGTATTCAAAGGACGGTTTAAAGAACAGAAAACTCCAGATTCTGTTTGGACAGCGGTCCCTGAAGACAAAGTACCAAAGCCAAG GCCTGGGTGTTGTGCAAAGCACGGTCTTGCGGAAGCATATAAAACCTCCATCGATTTCCCGGATGAAACCCTGTCATTCATCAAATCCCACCCCCTGATGGACTCGGCCGTCCCACCCATTGCCGACGAACCCTGGTTCACAAAGACTCGGATCAG GTACAGACTGACGGCCATCGCCGTCGACCATTCTGCCGGACCCCACCAGAACTACACAGTCATCTTTGTTGGCTCAGAAGCTGGCGTGGTGCTTAAAGTTTTGGCGAAGACCAGCCCTTTCTCTTTGAATGACAGCGTATTACTGGAAGAGATTGAAGCATACAACCATGCAAA GTGCAGTGCTGAAAATGAGGAGGACAGAAAGGTCATCTCATTACAGTTGGATAAAGACCATCATGCTTTATATGTGGCGTTCTCTAGCTGCGTTATCCGCATCCCCCTCAGTCGCTGTGAGCGTTATGGATCATGTAAAAA GTCTTGTATTGCATCTCGAGACCCATACTGTGGCTGGTTAAGCCAAGGGGCCTGTGGTCGAGTGAGCCCAGCGATGCT CGCTGGAGGATTTGAACAAGACACAGAATATGGCAACACGGCCCATCTAGGGGACTGCCACG AAATTTTGCCTACTTCAACTACACCAGATTACAAAATATTTGGCGGTCCAACATCTG ACATGGAGGTATCTTCATCTTCTGTTACCACAATGGCAAGTATCCCAGAAATTACACCTAAAGTGATTGATACCTGGAGACCTAAACTGACCAGCTCCCGGAAATTTGTAGTTCAAGATGACCCAAACACTTCTGATTTTACTGATCCTTTATCAGGTATCCCAAAGG GTGTACGGTGGGAAGTCCAGTCTGGAGAGGCCAACCAGATGGTCCACATGAATGTCCTCATCACCTGTGTCTTTGCAGCTTTTGTCTTGGGTGCGTTCATTGCAGGTGTGGCAGTCTACTGTTACCGTGACATGTTTGTTCGGAAAAACAGAAAGATCCATAAAGATGCAGAATCTGCCCAGTCATGCACAGACTCCAGTGGAAGTTTTGCCAAGCTGAATGGTCTCTTTGACAGCCCCGTCAAGGAATACCAACAGAATATTGATTCTCCCAAATTATATAGTAACCTGCTGACCAGTCGGAAAGAGCTGCCACCCAATGGAGATACAAAATCCATGGTCATGGACCATCGAGGCCAACCTCCTGAGTTGGCTGCTCTCCCCACTCCTGAGTCTACGCCTGTGCTTCACCAGAAGACCCTGCAGGCCATGAAGAGCCACTCAGAAAAGGCCCATGGCCATGGAGCTTCAAGGAAAGAAACCCCCCAGTTTTTTCCTTCTAGTCCTCCACCACATTCCCCACTAAGTCACGGGCATATCCCCAGCGCCATTGTTCTTCCTAATGCTACCCATGACTACAACACTTCTTTCTCAAACTCCAATGCTCACAAAGCTGAAAAGAAGCTTCAAAACATTGACCATCCTCTTACAAAGTCATCCAGTAAAAGAGATCACCGGCGTTCTGTGGATTCCAGAAATACCCTCAATGATCTCCTGAAGCATCTAAATGACCCAAACAGTAACCCCAAAGCCATCATGGGAGACATCCAGATGGCCCACCAGACCCTAATGCTGGATCCCGTGGGACCTATGTCTGAAGTCCCGCCCAAGGTCCCTAACCGCGAGGCATCTCTCTACTCTCCTCCCTCGACTCTTCCCAGAAATAGCCCAACCAAGCGAGTGGATGTTCCCACCACTCCTGGAGTTCCGATGACTTCTTTGGAAAGACAGAGGGGTTACCATAAAAATTCCTCCCAGAGGCACTCTATATCGGCTATGCCTAAAAACTTAAGTTCACCAAATGGTGTTTTGTTATCTAGACAGCCTAGTATGAACCGTGGAGGGTACGTGCCCACCCCTGCAGGGCCAAAGGTGGACTATATTCAGGGAGCACCAGTGAGTGCTCACCTACAGCCTTCCCTCTCCAGACAGAGCAGCTACACCAGTAATGGCACCCTTCCCCGGACGGGACTAAAGAGGACACCGTCCTTAAAACCTGACGTGCCGCCAAAGCCTTCATTTGTTCCTCAAACCACCTCCGTCAGACCACTGAACAAATACACTTACTAG
- the SEMA6D gene encoding semaphorin-6D isoform X6: MRFFLLCAYMLLLLISQLRAVSFPEDDEPLNTVDYHYSRQYPVFRGRPSGNESQHRLDFQLMLKIRDTLYIAGRDQVYTVNLNEIPKTEVIPNKKLTWRSRQQDRENCAMKGKHKDECHNFIKVFVPRNDEMVFVCGTNAFNPMCRYYKLNTLEYDGEEISGLARCPFDARQTNVALFADGKLYSATVADFLASDAVIYRSMGDGSALRTIKYDSKWIKEPHFLHAIEYGNYVYFFFREIAVEHNNLGKAVYSRVARICKNDMGGSQRVLEKHWTSFLKARLNCSVPGDSFFYFDVLQSITDIIQINGIPTVVGVFTTQLNSIPGSAVCAFSMDDIEKVFKGRFKEQKTPDSVWTAVPEDKVPKPRPGCCAKHGLAEAYKTSIDFPDETLSFIKSHPLMDSAVPPIADEPWFTKTRIRYRLTAIAVDHSAGPHQNYTVIFVGSEAGVVLKVLAKTSPFSLNDSVLLEEIEAYNHAKCSAENEEDRKVISLQLDKDHHALYVAFSSCVIRIPLSRCERYGSCKKSCIASRDPYCGWLSQGACGRVSPAMLAGGFEQDTEYGNTAHLGDCHDMEVSSSSVTTMASIPEITPKVIDTWRPKLTSSRKFVVQDDPNTSDFTDPLSGIPKGVRWEVQSGEANQMVHMNVLITCVFAAFVLGAFIAGVAVYCYRDMFVRKNRKIHKDAESAQSCTDSSGSFAKLNGLFDSPVKEYQQNIDSPKLYSNLLTSRKELPPNGDTKSMVMDHRGQPPELAALPTPESTPVLHQKTLQAMKSHSEKAHGHGASRKETPQFFPSSPPPHSPLSHGHIPSAIVLPNATHDYNTSFSNSNAHKAEKKLQNIDHPLTKSSSKRDHRRSVDSRNTLNDLLKHLNDPNSNPKAIMGDIQMAHQTLMLDPVGPMSEVPPKVPNREASLYSPPSTLPRNSPTKRVDVPTTPGVPMTSLERQRGYHKNSSQRHSISAMPKNLSSPNGVLLSRQPSMNRGGYVPTPAGPKVDYIQGAPVSAHLQPSLSRQSSYTSNGTLPRTGLKRTPSLKPDVPPKPSFVPQTTSVRPLNKYTY; the protein is encoded by the exons ATGAGGTTCTTCCTGCTCTGTgcctacatgctgctgctactgattTCCCAGTTGAGGGCAGTCAGCTTTCCTGAAGATGATGAACCCCTTAATACTGTTGACTATCACT ATTCAAGGCAATATCCGGTTTTTAGAGGACGTCCTTCAggcaatgaatcacagcacaggCTGGACTTTCAGCTGATGTTGAAAATTCGAGACACACTTTATATTGCTGGCAG GGATCAAGTTTATACAGTAAACTTAAATGAAATCCCCAAAACAGAAGTAATACCAAACAAG AAACTGACATGGCGGTCAAGACAACAGGATCGAGAAAACTGTGCTATGAAAGGCAAGCATAAA GATGAATGCCACAACTTTATTAAAGTATTTGTTCCAAGAAACGATGAGATGGTTTTTGTTTGTGGCACCAATGCGTTTAATCCCATGTGTAGATACTATAAG ttgAATACCTTAGAGTATGATGGAGAAGAAATTAGTGGCCTGGCAAGATGCCCATTTGATGCCAGACAAACTAATGTTGCCCTTTTTGCTG ATGGGAAGCTGTATTCTGCCACAGTGGCTGACTTCTTGGCCAGTGATGCTGTTATTTATCGAAGCATGGGTGATGGATCTGCTCTTCGTACAATAAAATATGATTCCAAATGGATCAAAG aGCCACACTTTCTGCATGCTATAGAATACGGAAACTACGTCTATTTCTTCTTTCGAGAAATTGCTGTAGAACATAACAACTTAGGCAAG GCTGTCTATTCACGTGTGGCCCGCATATGTAAAAACGACATGGGTGGCTCCCAGCGCGTCCTGGAGAAGCACTGGACTTCGTTTCTGAAGGCTCGGCTTAACTGTTCTGTCCCTGGAGATTCCTTTTTCTACTTTGATGTTCTGCAGTCTATTACAGACATAATACAAATCAATGGCATTCCCACAGTGGTAGGGGTTTTCACCACACAGCTCAACAG CATTCCTGGTTCCGCAGTCTGTGCGTTTAGCATGGATGACATTGAAAAAGTATTCAAAGGACGGTTTAAAGAACAGAAAACTCCAGATTCTGTTTGGACAGCGGTCCCTGAAGACAAAGTACCAAAGCCAAG GCCTGGGTGTTGTGCAAAGCACGGTCTTGCGGAAGCATATAAAACCTCCATCGATTTCCCGGATGAAACCCTGTCATTCATCAAATCCCACCCCCTGATGGACTCGGCCGTCCCACCCATTGCCGACGAACCCTGGTTCACAAAGACTCGGATCAG GTACAGACTGACGGCCATCGCCGTCGACCATTCTGCCGGACCCCACCAGAACTACACAGTCATCTTTGTTGGCTCAGAAGCTGGCGTGGTGCTTAAAGTTTTGGCGAAGACCAGCCCTTTCTCTTTGAATGACAGCGTATTACTGGAAGAGATTGAAGCATACAACCATGCAAA GTGCAGTGCTGAAAATGAGGAGGACAGAAAGGTCATCTCATTACAGTTGGATAAAGACCATCATGCTTTATATGTGGCGTTCTCTAGCTGCGTTATCCGCATCCCCCTCAGTCGCTGTGAGCGTTATGGATCATGTAAAAA GTCTTGTATTGCATCTCGAGACCCATACTGTGGCTGGTTAAGCCAAGGGGCCTGTGGTCGAGTGAGCCCAGCGATGCT CGCTGGAGGATTTGAACAAGACACAGAATATGGCAACACGGCCCATCTAGGGGACTGCCACG ACATGGAGGTATCTTCATCTTCTGTTACCACAATGGCAAGTATCCCAGAAATTACACCTAAAGTGATTGATACCTGGAGACCTAAACTGACCAGCTCCCGGAAATTTGTAGTTCAAGATGACCCAAACACTTCTGATTTTACTGATCCTTTATCAGGTATCCCAAAGG GTGTACGGTGGGAAGTCCAGTCTGGAGAGGCCAACCAGATGGTCCACATGAATGTCCTCATCACCTGTGTCTTTGCAGCTTTTGTCTTGGGTGCGTTCATTGCAGGTGTGGCAGTCTACTGTTACCGTGACATGTTTGTTCGGAAAAACAGAAAGATCCATAAAGATGCAGAATCTGCCCAGTCATGCACAGACTCCAGTGGAAGTTTTGCCAAGCTGAATGGTCTCTTTGACAGCCCCGTCAAGGAATACCAACAGAATATTGATTCTCCCAAATTATATAGTAACCTGCTGACCAGTCGGAAAGAGCTGCCACCCAATGGAGATACAAAATCCATGGTCATGGACCATCGAGGCCAACCTCCTGAGTTGGCTGCTCTCCCCACTCCTGAGTCTACGCCTGTGCTTCACCAGAAGACCCTGCAGGCCATGAAGAGCCACTCAGAAAAGGCCCATGGCCATGGAGCTTCAAGGAAAGAAACCCCCCAGTTTTTTCCTTCTAGTCCTCCACCACATTCCCCACTAAGTCACGGGCATATCCCCAGCGCCATTGTTCTTCCTAATGCTACCCATGACTACAACACTTCTTTCTCAAACTCCAATGCTCACAAAGCTGAAAAGAAGCTTCAAAACATTGACCATCCTCTTACAAAGTCATCCAGTAAAAGAGATCACCGGCGTTCTGTGGATTCCAGAAATACCCTCAATGATCTCCTGAAGCATCTAAATGACCCAAACAGTAACCCCAAAGCCATCATGGGAGACATCCAGATGGCCCACCAGACCCTAATGCTGGATCCCGTGGGACCTATGTCTGAAGTCCCGCCCAAGGTCCCTAACCGCGAGGCATCTCTCTACTCTCCTCCCTCGACTCTTCCCAGAAATAGCCCAACCAAGCGAGTGGATGTTCCCACCACTCCTGGAGTTCCGATGACTTCTTTGGAAAGACAGAGGGGTTACCATAAAAATTCCTCCCAGAGGCACTCTATATCGGCTATGCCTAAAAACTTAAGTTCACCAAATGGTGTTTTGTTATCTAGACAGCCTAGTATGAACCGTGGAGGGTACGTGCCCACCCCTGCAGGGCCAAAGGTGGACTATATTCAGGGAGCACCAGTGAGTGCTCACCTACAGCCTTCCCTCTCCAGACAGAGCAGCTACACCAGTAATGGCACCCTTCCCCGGACGGGACTAAAGAGGACACCGTCCTTAAAACCTGACGTGCCGCCAAAGCCTTCATTTGTTCCTCAAACCACCTCCGTCAGACCACTGAACAAATACACTTACTAG